In the Arachis stenosperma cultivar V10309 chromosome 8, arast.V10309.gnm1.PFL2, whole genome shotgun sequence genome, ATATACAGTCGCTGGGAAACCGTGGCTGCTCGCCTCCCCGGAAAGACTCCGGCACAGCTGCAAGATCGCTTCTTGTTAATGCCATCAAAAACGGTTATCCTGAGAACATGAACATCATGATACCTTTGTCTGCTACCCCATTGGAACACAGCCCTCTCTTCATTCCTATCGTCAATGCAACACCACCACCTCCACCGCCTCATTGGACTCATCATCAACATACCAGGTGGCTCCTCTAAATATTTTCattccctttttatttctttatttatttatttttttcatacaGATATATGGATACTTTGTTTTTCTGTTATGTAAATATATCTTGGTAATTTATCATGGTAGGATGGAGGCAATGGCGCCCGCAGCAGCAGTGCCAATGCATATTACCTTACTGTCATCATCAATGTCAAGGGCAAGAGGAGAACAAAACCAACATGCCAACAGCAACATAATCCAACACGAACCTTTACCTGTGGCTTCTAGTGACAACAATAAACGGCAACAAACAGTTCATTGGACTTTACAAGAGCACAAGTATGTATTAATTATATGTTTGTCGTTTGTTAATTATCCGTGTCATTTTATCTCTTACTTTTCATAACCTGTTTAAGTAAAGGCGAGACTCTTTGATAGATGCCACAATACACAAAGATTGTAAAAGATATGGAAGTAATTGTTACCACTATATAATGATTTTAATGGTAGTAGGTTGTTATGTGTGTGTTGAGGGGAGAATACAATGTTACATATATGGATGAACAACGTATAATCCTATAAATTTAAACAAGATAACACTTTTGTTATTATTGATGAAAGATGACAAGATAACTTTAAAAAGTACATGCACGCTGAGAATTTGTTACCTTATTAGTTTACTTAGCTTGTCTTGATAATGGCAAACATTAGGAGAAATTTTAGGAGCACATTTCTCTCATCTCCTTAATTGTGATCGGCTATAAAATCTGCTATTCATTCATTATATCAAACTATCTCTTTGGCAGGTTGTTTCTCCAAGGGTACGAAGAATTAGGAAAACAATGGTCAAGAATTTCAAGAATGTTCAAATTCACAAGTTGTTAGTCACTCTCAAAAATTCTTTAAACGCCAGGAGAAAAAAGCTAGAGGAGAAAATCTAGGAAGAAAGAGTATGCTTGACATAACTGATTATCGTACGTGGTTTTTTCattattctaaaaattatttaatgttACTCTAAACTCTTTGAATTATTTAATCATGgtagttatcttattttaattaatattttatgtaGGAACTATAACATAATATGTATGTTTTATTGGATCAAAGAAAATTTATGAAAAGAGGAGGAGACTACTCAAGCAAAAAGTTTTAGTAGTATATTTAGTTTGGTTTAATTATTACCttaattgtttttcttttctaaaatgTGAACGTATGCTAATTTAACATTTGTAGAGGGTAGCATATGGCCTAATTTGATCAATGGTATAGGAATATTGGTATGTATAGAACAATGGTGTAAGTATTGAAATATTTGATCCCCTAACTTTCTTGCTCTGATGGCAATGCCGAAGGAGTAGTGGGCTAGGTCTTATCTAAGATCTCGATGGTTTTGCCGAAGGGACTTTAGGTGAGAACAtgtatctttttaaataattattagtttaaaatatattaatttaagtGAAAactctttgaaaattttttatgatagaatatagaatatttatatataatttttatcaaaaatattatatacatactaaaaattagtcactaaattaatcatcatatattatatataaatacatatattttttttaatttaactttgCTTCTTAAAACATATTAATTATATACTGTTAAATGCTAACTAATAAAGTTAGAACGATAACATTCATAATAGCTACAAGTTACAGGAGATGGTTATTCATTATGATTTCACATTTTTCTTAAATTCTATTCAAATTGATaatgtaaaaatattaattcaaagTAGAATAAATGTAAAATTATCAACCAATTCAGGAACAAAATCACGAACACAAACtacaaaatagataaataaatgacgggataaataacaaaaatcagttaccttctcttttcttcttcgtCTTTTTTGAGCTTGTGATGGTTCGCAACGACACTGGGACTGCGCGAtttaggaggaggaggagagggCGAGGAAGTACTTCTGCTTCTGTGCCTTCTGCGGCGCCTCGGCGAAGACGGTGACCGCGTTCTGCTTCTGCGGCGCCTGTGGCTAGGGGATCGGCTTCTTCGCCTGAAAATTCGGAACTAATCGCATGATTCAAAAGCACAGTCGAAACGAAAACTAAGAGATTGGAAATGgaattgcagaagaagaagattgaTAGAGGACCTTGAGGATGTTCGATCCCTTCGAGAGTGAGAGTGAGCATGACGGTGAGAAACAGGGGAACGAGAGTATCTTCTTCTGTGGGAAGGTGAACGCG is a window encoding:
- the LOC130946571 gene encoding uncharacterized protein At1g10890-like isoform X1 gives rise to the protein MARSLSRSRSPSHRRRYSRSPVSHRHAHSHSRRDRTSSRRRSRSPSHRRRRSRTRSPSSPRRRRRHRSRSTSSPSPPPPKSRSPSVVANHHKLKKDEEEKRSCAGVFPGRRAATVSQRLYIESWKQLAITDSKALFSSQVQT
- the LOC130946571 gene encoding uncharacterized protein LOC130946571 isoform X3 — protein: MLTLTLEGIEHPQGEEADPLATGAAEAERGHRLRRGAAEGTEAEVLPRPLLLLLNRAVPVSLRTITSSKKTKKKREATGKGSCWIMLLLACWFCSPLALDIDDDSKVICIGTAAAGAIASILP
- the LOC130946571 gene encoding uncharacterized protein LOC130946571 isoform X2, producing the protein MLTLTLEGIEHPQGEEADPLATGAAEAERGHRLRRGAAEGTEAEVLPRPLLLLLNRAVPVSLRTITSSKKTKKKREEATGKGSCWIMLLLACWFCSPLALDIDDDSKVICIGTAAAGAIASILP
- the LOC130946571 gene encoding uncharacterized protein At1g10890-like isoform X5; its protein translation is MARSLSRSRSPSHRRRYSRSPVSHRHAHSHSRRDRTSSRRRSRSPSHRRRRSRTRSPSSPRRRRRHRSRSTSSPSPPPPKSRSPSVVANHHKLKKDEEEKRRFYSRSQLRR
- the LOC130946571 gene encoding uncharacterized protein LOC130946571 isoform X6; translation: MLTLTLEGIEHPQGEEADPLATGAAEAERGHRLRRGAAEGTEAEVLPRPLLLLLNRAVPVSLRTITSSKKTKKKREVNSSNSSNKPMKKRMS
- the LOC130946571 gene encoding uncharacterized protein At1g10890-like isoform X4 gives rise to the protein MARSLSRSRSPSHRRRYSRSPVSHRHAHSHSRRDRTSSRRRSRSPSHRRRRSRTRSPSSPRRRRRHRSRSTSSPSPPPPKSRSPSVVANHHKLKKDEEEKRRLHKNESRHLKEY